The following proteins are encoded in a genomic region of Haloarcula marina:
- a CDS encoding NAD(P)-dependent alcohol dehydrogenase: MRAARLHEYTHDMSDGLSIDEVDKPQVSGGSDVIVEVEGAGWCQTDNHIIEGMWEQYVPQPLPMTLGHENAGTVVDVGDEVNIVSEGDQVICHPVQTCGTCRPCRQGETMYCENDAFNGLTTDGGFADELHTSERSVIPLPDGVDPADIAPHADAGITAYHAAKKAVDGLNPGDAAVVIGVGGLGHIGLQCVDAMSAADIVAVDVKESARDLGSDLGARYTIDPTSEDVAEEIENITDGVGAAQVLDFVGADETTALAPDICAAGGDHYIIGYGGHIHEPAQALVNGEFAYQGNIVGRYAELQELVALVERGEVDLHTTRYDLEDVNDVAQKLEDREIDGRAVITP; this comes from the coding sequence ATGCGAGCAGCACGCTTACACGAATACACGCACGACATGAGCGACGGCCTCTCGATCGACGAGGTCGACAAGCCACAGGTATCCGGCGGGTCCGACGTCATCGTCGAAGTAGAGGGCGCCGGCTGGTGCCAGACGGACAACCACATTATCGAGGGAATGTGGGAACAGTACGTCCCACAGCCGCTGCCGATGACACTGGGTCACGAGAACGCCGGGACCGTCGTCGACGTCGGCGACGAAGTCAACATCGTCTCGGAGGGCGACCAAGTCATCTGTCACCCGGTCCAGACCTGCGGTACCTGTCGGCCCTGCCGACAGGGCGAGACGATGTACTGTGAGAACGACGCGTTCAACGGGCTGACGACTGACGGCGGGTTCGCCGACGAACTCCACACGAGCGAGCGGTCGGTTATCCCGCTCCCTGACGGCGTCGACCCGGCCGACATCGCGCCCCACGCCGATGCCGGTATCACCGCCTACCACGCCGCGAAGAAAGCCGTCGACGGACTCAATCCCGGCGACGCCGCCGTCGTGATTGGTGTCGGCGGCCTCGGACACATCGGTCTGCAGTGTGTCGACGCGATGAGCGCTGCCGACATCGTCGCAGTCGACGTCAAGGAGTCCGCGCGTGACCTCGGTTCCGACCTGGGTGCCCGCTACACAATCGACCCGACGAGCGAGGACGTGGCCGAGGAGATCGAGAATATCACGGACGGTGTCGGCGCGGCCCAGGTTCTGGACTTCGTCGGAGCCGACGAGACCACCGCACTCGCACCCGACATCTGTGCCGCGGGTGGCGACCACTACATCATCGGCTACGGCGGCCACATCCACGAGCCTGCACAGGCACTCGTCAACGGCGAGTTTGCCTACCAAGGGAACATCGTCGGCCGCTACGCCGAACTGCAGGAACTGGTCGCGCTGGTCGAGCGCGGCGAGGTCGATCTCCACACCACCCGGTACGACCTCGAAGACGTCAACGATGTCGCCCAGAAGCTAGAGGACCGCGAGATAGACGGCCGCGCCGTCATTACTCCGTAG
- a CDS encoding IclR family transcriptional regulator gives MSENQAKKRIEASARTLELLQTVAAIGPASATDIATELDFPKSTAYYHLETLADFEFVVRRSDGYQLSMNFLTMGHDLVNQLDIYQAGKPQIDRLADETGELSILMTEEHGQGYYIYDNRGEGAVNFDTIGNRKPLHNNALGKAVLAHMDESRVDDIFARYGFPATTDQTITDRETLQSELATARSEGVAFDREEQLDGLCCVAAPILHPESSDDRVIRGAISVAVPASRAKGAYFTEELPMAVSDAANLIELELQEY, from the coding sequence ATGAGCGAAAATCAGGCGAAAAAGCGCATCGAGGCTTCGGCCCGAACCCTCGAACTCCTCCAAACAGTCGCCGCTATCGGGCCCGCATCGGCGACGGACATCGCCACCGAACTCGACTTCCCGAAGAGCACGGCGTACTACCACCTCGAGACACTGGCGGACTTCGAGTTTGTCGTTCGGCGGAGCGACGGCTATCAGCTCAGTATGAACTTCCTCACAATGGGCCACGACCTGGTCAACCAACTGGACATCTACCAGGCTGGCAAGCCACAGATTGACCGTCTCGCCGATGAGACTGGCGAGCTGTCTATCCTCATGACCGAAGAGCACGGGCAGGGCTACTACATCTACGACAACCGTGGCGAGGGTGCGGTCAACTTCGACACCATCGGCAACCGAAAACCTCTCCACAACAATGCACTCGGGAAAGCTGTGCTCGCACACATGGACGAGAGCCGCGTCGACGACATCTTCGCTCGGTACGGCTTCCCGGCGACGACGGACCAGACAATCACCGACCGCGAAACGCTGCAATCGGAACTGGCGACTGCGCGCTCTGAGGGGGTCGCATTCGACCGAGAGGAGCAACTGGACGGACTCTGTTGTGTGGCTGCCCCAATTTTGCACCCCGAGTCTAGCGATGACCGGGTCATCAGGGGTGCTATCAGCGTCGCAGTCCCTGCGAGCCGCGCGAAGGGGGCATATTTCACAGAAGAACTGCCGATGGCGGTTTCCGACGCAGCAAACCTCATCGAACTAGAACTGCAGGAGTACTGA
- a CDS encoding PTS fructose transporter subunit IIB produces MNFVAVTACPTGIAHSQMAAENLEQTAAEQGHDIEVEIQGAMGAENELSAADIADADAVIIAADTAVSQDRFDDVPVVKGTVKSAVNDVEGLLAEAVDVAGGDGETDASQSNEPAETGDHSDASGDEPQRRRGGDRSKGLVAQLKKLLG; encoded by the coding sequence ATGAACTTCGTCGCAGTAACCGCGTGCCCGACGGGCATCGCACACAGTCAGATGGCAGCAGAGAACTTAGAACAGACCGCCGCAGAGCAGGGCCACGACATCGAAGTCGAGATACAGGGCGCGATGGGCGCGGAGAACGAACTCTCCGCGGCCGACATCGCGGACGCCGACGCCGTCATCATCGCGGCCGACACGGCCGTCAGTCAGGACCGCTTCGACGACGTGCCGGTTGTCAAAGGCACCGTCAAATCGGCCGTCAACGACGTCGAGGGCCTGCTTGCCGAAGCCGTCGATGTCGCTGGCGGCGACGGCGAAACGGACGCCTCACAGTCGAACGAACCCGCCGAAACCGGCGACCACAGCGACGCGAGCGGTGACGAACCGCAGCGTCGGCGCGGCGGCGACCGTTCGAAAGGACTCGTCGCACAACTGAAGAAACTGCTCGGCTGA
- a CDS encoding HPr family phosphocarrier protein — protein sequence MTLERTVEIVPEAGLHARPAAAFVEAVTDHEAEVSAAKSGEDPVQAGSMIAVTSLGVGQGDELHLVADGPDAEAVLDELERILTTPEEELSA from the coding sequence ATGACGCTCGAACGCACCGTCGAAATCGTCCCCGAAGCGGGACTCCACGCCCGCCCGGCGGCGGCCTTCGTCGAGGCCGTCACCGACCACGAGGCCGAGGTGTCGGCCGCCAAATCCGGCGAGGACCCCGTGCAGGCGGGGAGTATGATAGCCGTCACCAGCCTCGGCGTCGGACAGGGTGACGAACTCCACCTCGTCGCCGACGGCCCGGACGCCGAGGCCGTACTGGACGAACTCGAACGGATACTGACCACGCCCGAGGAGGAACTGAGCGCCTGA
- a CDS encoding amidohydrolase family protein has protein sequence MYQQNGEEIFVIDGHVHLWDAREENIKHQGGEEFIQCFYDYHTGFTPEERQWSLEEYRHYGAERMMTDFFENAAADMAIFQPTYLTDFYDEGFNTTDQNAELAEEYPERFVLNGSFDPRDGEEGMRELERKKEEYDIEGVKVYTAEWRGESKGWRLDSDESFEFLEKCVELGIDKIHAHKGPTIRPLNRDAFDVADVDDAASSFPELDFVVEHVGLPRLDDFCWIAAQEPNVYGGLAVAAPMAQNRPRKFGEIMGELLYWLGEDRIIFGSDYALWNPDWLVETVMNAELTDEQQDEYGVELTTDVMKKIMGENIAELYDIDIEAKKEQFRTDAVTEQFGLADHYGATDATAD, from the coding sequence ATGTACCAGCAAAACGGCGAAGAGATATTCGTCATCGACGGTCACGTCCACCTCTGGGACGCGCGTGAGGAGAATATCAAACATCAGGGAGGCGAAGAGTTTATTCAGTGTTTCTACGACTATCACACCGGTTTCACACCGGAAGAACGGCAGTGGAGTCTCGAAGAGTACCGCCACTACGGCGCGGAGCGAATGATGACCGACTTCTTCGAGAACGCCGCTGCCGACATGGCCATCTTCCAGCCGACGTACCTCACGGACTTCTACGACGAGGGTTTCAATACGACAGATCAGAACGCGGAACTCGCCGAGGAGTACCCGGAGCGGTTCGTCCTCAACGGCAGTTTTGACCCGCGTGACGGCGAGGAAGGGATGCGCGAACTCGAACGGAAAAAGGAGGAGTACGACATCGAGGGCGTCAAGGTGTACACCGCAGAGTGGCGCGGCGAGTCGAAGGGCTGGCGACTCGACAGCGACGAATCCTTCGAATTCCTCGAAAAGTGTGTTGAGCTCGGTATCGACAAGATACACGCGCACAAGGGGCCCACAATTCGCCCGCTGAACCGTGACGCGTTCGACGTGGCCGATGTTGACGACGCGGCGAGTTCGTTCCCCGAACTGGACTTCGTCGTCGAACACGTCGGCCTCCCTCGCCTCGACGACTTCTGTTGGATCGCCGCCCAAGAACCGAACGTCTACGGCGGACTGGCAGTGGCCGCGCCGATGGCGCAGAACCGCCCTCGAAAGTTCGGCGAGATAATGGGCGAACTGCTGTACTGGCTCGGTGAGGACCGCATCATCTTCGGGTCTGACTACGCCCTGTGGAACCCCGATTGGCTCGTCGAGACGGTGATGAACGCTGAACTCACCGACGAGCAACAAGACGAGTACGGTGTCGAGCTTACAACGGACGTCATGAAGAAGATAATGGGCGAAAACATCGCCGAGCTCTACGACATCGATATCGAGGCGAAGAAAGAACAGTTCCGGACAGACGCAGTCACCGAACAGTTCGGACTGGCCGACCACTACGGCGCCACGGACGCTACGGCAGACTGA
- a CDS encoding iron-sulfur cluster assembly protein, whose protein sequence is MSSTTQTDTSPTVRAVRGRLDNVTDPELDESIVELDYIDDITVSETTVDVTFSLPTAWCSPAFAWMMAADARDEVEALDTVKRARITLREHLHETEITDGINSRDTFGSVFPDADGGVESIRASLDDKARVGRQYDAMNELLDAGLSEVQITRLVRGDLSLDDDEAVVYVRDGAVAIPVDGEVLADYVEKAAVSGVFSSEDDLLFRTPEGEPIDPDRFDLVHKRTRLAKVNMSGQGNICDALNEARFDPDRPDSYAR, encoded by the coding sequence ATGTCGAGTACAACGCAGACGGATACGTCCCCGACGGTCCGTGCGGTTCGTGGACGACTGGACAATGTGACCGACCCCGAACTCGACGAGTCCATCGTCGAGTTGGACTATATCGACGACATCACGGTGAGCGAAACGACAGTCGACGTGACTTTCTCGCTCCCGACGGCGTGGTGTTCGCCAGCGTTCGCCTGGATGATGGCGGCAGACGCCCGCGATGAGGTCGAAGCGCTGGACACCGTCAAACGGGCACGAATTACGCTCCGCGAGCATTTGCACGAGACCGAAATTACCGATGGTATCAACAGTCGCGACACCTTCGGAAGCGTCTTTCCGGACGCTGACGGTGGCGTCGAGAGCATCCGGGCGTCGCTCGACGACAAGGCCCGGGTCGGTCGGCAGTACGACGCGATGAACGAACTGCTGGACGCGGGACTCTCGGAGGTGCAGATAACGCGACTCGTCCGCGGAGACCTTTCACTCGATGACGACGAGGCGGTCGTTTACGTCCGCGATGGCGCGGTGGCTATCCCCGTCGACGGCGAGGTCCTCGCCGACTACGTCGAGAAAGCCGCGGTGTCGGGAGTCTTCAGTTCCGAAGACGACCTGCTGTTTCGGACGCCAGAGGGAGAGCCTATCGACCCCGACCGGTTCGACCTCGTCCACAAGCGGACGCGCCTTGCGAAGGTGAACATGAGCGGGCAAGGCAACATCTGTGACGCGCTCAACGAGGCTCGCTTCGACCCCGACAGACCGGATTCCTACGCGAGGTGA
- a CDS encoding SDR family NAD(P)-dependent oxidoreductase, producing the protein MRPESTAIVTGGARGIGQSICVELARRGADVVVADLNGDEMAETETLVEETGQRCVGVETDVSSADSVGSTVDWVLDEFGSIECLVNNAGIAGPTAPCEDVQPEDWEQTLAVNLKGPFQMCRAVIPQMKQASYGRIVNIASVTGKRPLPNRTPYATSKMGVIGLTRTLAAEVGGENINVNAVCPGSVEGPRIRKVFERQASETGRTYEEIRGDVERETARGELVEREDVADLVGYLCSEQSKRITGQDINVSAGKIMY; encoded by the coding sequence ATGCGTCCCGAGAGTACCGCTATCGTCACTGGTGGCGCCCGCGGTATCGGACAGTCAATCTGTGTAGAACTCGCGCGAAGAGGGGCGGACGTCGTCGTCGCTGACCTCAATGGCGACGAGATGGCCGAAACCGAGACGCTGGTCGAGGAGACCGGTCAGCGCTGCGTCGGCGTCGAGACCGACGTGTCCTCGGCCGACAGCGTCGGCAGTACGGTCGACTGGGTACTCGACGAGTTCGGGTCCATCGAGTGTCTGGTAAACAACGCGGGTATCGCCGGCCCGACGGCACCCTGCGAGGACGTTCAGCCGGAAGATTGGGAGCAGACGCTCGCCGTCAACCTCAAGGGGCCCTTCCAGATGTGTCGGGCCGTCATCCCGCAGATGAAGCAGGCGTCGTACGGTCGCATCGTCAACATCGCCTCGGTGACCGGGAAGCGACCGCTGCCGAACCGGACCCCCTACGCGACGAGCAAGATGGGTGTTATCGGACTGACGCGGACGCTGGCGGCCGAAGTAGGCGGCGAGAACATCAACGTCAACGCTGTCTGCCCGGGGTCCGTTGAGGGGCCTCGCATCCGGAAGGTCTTCGAGCGCCAGGCCTCCGAGACCGGCCGAACCTACGAGGAAATCAGAGGTGACGTCGAACGGGAGACAGCACGCGGCGAACTCGTCGAACGGGAGGACGTCGCGGACCTGGTCGGCTACCTCTGTTCGGAACAGTCGAAACGAATCACCGGGCAGGACATCAACGTCTCGGCCGGGAAAATCATGTATTGA
- the ptsP gene encoding phosphoenolpyruvate--protein phosphotransferase: MADRTLNGTGATPRSGLGTVVWYDPEISLPDPDDASVDRAAETARFEDAVETARAELEAERAATADRVGEEEAAVFDAHVKFLEDPTIADAVETGIADGLPAANAVDDAFGDHIEQFEGMDGRMAERADDLRDVRDRLLRVLTDGERVDLGDLPEGSVVLAERLTPSDTAQLDPETVAGFATVTGGRTSHAAIFARSLALPAVVGVGDALDDVSEGAEVVVDGDAGTLLVGPDGAEREAAAADTGAAVVEKAVETTDGRHVEVAANVGRTEELAAAADRGADGVGLFRTEFLFLDRESPPSEDEQYEAVREALDTFPDGRVVVRTLDIGGDKRIPYLNLPEESNPFLGERGIRRSLDPDSDLFGTQLRALLRATADGAGELAVMFPLVATVDELDAALDAVDAAAADLDDRGVDYERPSMGVMVETPSAVFVADELAARVDFLSIGTNDLTQYVMAADRENERVDDLHDPTHPGVVRAIHRAVTAAHEEDAWVGMCGEMAGNPDLTELLVGLGLDELSMSAVTIPDVKTAVAETAYSTASERADSARLAATRSAVQNTIHDT; the protein is encoded by the coding sequence ATGGCCGACCGAACCCTCAACGGAACGGGCGCGACGCCGCGGTCGGGCCTCGGAACCGTCGTCTGGTACGACCCGGAGATATCGCTCCCCGACCCCGACGACGCGAGCGTCGACCGCGCGGCCGAGACCGCTCGGTTCGAGGACGCCGTCGAGACCGCTCGCGCCGAACTCGAAGCCGAACGTGCGGCGACCGCCGACCGCGTCGGCGAGGAGGAGGCCGCCGTCTTCGACGCGCACGTCAAGTTCCTCGAAGACCCGACCATCGCGGACGCCGTCGAGACCGGTATCGCGGACGGACTCCCCGCCGCGAACGCCGTCGACGACGCCTTCGGTGACCACATCGAGCAGTTCGAGGGCATGGACGGTCGGATGGCCGAACGGGCGGACGACCTGCGAGACGTTCGCGACCGACTGCTCCGAGTGTTGACCGACGGCGAGCGCGTCGACCTCGGGGACCTCCCCGAGGGCAGCGTCGTCCTCGCCGAACGGCTGACTCCCAGCGACACGGCGCAACTCGACCCCGAGACCGTCGCCGGGTTCGCGACGGTGACCGGCGGCCGCACCTCGCACGCGGCTATCTTCGCCCGGTCGCTGGCGCTCCCCGCCGTCGTCGGCGTCGGTGACGCGCTGGACGATGTCTCGGAAGGGGCCGAAGTCGTCGTCGACGGCGACGCCGGAACGCTACTGGTCGGCCCCGACGGGGCCGAACGCGAGGCCGCCGCCGCCGATACCGGGGCGGCAGTCGTCGAGAAAGCCGTCGAGACGACCGACGGCCGTCACGTCGAAGTCGCGGCCAACGTCGGCCGCACCGAGGAGTTGGCGGCGGCCGCCGACCGCGGCGCGGACGGCGTCGGCCTGTTCCGAACCGAGTTCCTCTTCCTCGACCGGGAGTCGCCCCCCTCGGAGGACGAGCAGTACGAGGCCGTCCGCGAGGCGCTCGATACGTTCCCCGACGGTCGCGTCGTCGTCCGCACGCTCGACATCGGCGGCGACAAGCGCATCCCCTACCTCAACCTCCCCGAGGAATCGAACCCCTTCCTCGGCGAGCGCGGGATTCGGCGCTCGTTGGACCCGGACTCGGACCTCTTCGGGACGCAACTTCGTGCGCTCCTCCGAGCGACGGCCGACGGCGCTGGCGAACTCGCCGTCATGTTCCCGCTGGTCGCCACCGTCGACGAACTCGACGCGGCGCTCGACGCCGTCGACGCGGCCGCGGCCGACCTCGACGACCGGGGTGTCGACTACGAGCGCCCGTCGATGGGCGTGATGGTCGAGACGCCCAGCGCCGTGTTCGTGGCCGACGAACTGGCGGCGCGCGTCGACTTCCTCTCCATCGGGACGAACGACCTCACCCAGTACGTGATGGCCGCCGACCGCGAGAACGAACGCGTCGACGACCTCCACGACCCGACGCATCCGGGCGTCGTCCGGGCGATTCACCGCGCGGTCACGGCGGCCCACGAGGAAGACGCGTGGGTCGGGATGTGCGGCGAGATGGCTGGCAATCCGGACCTGACGGAACTGCTCGTCGGCCTCGGATTGGACGAACTCAGCATGAGCGCCGTCACCATCCCCGACGTGAAAACCGCAGTCGCCGAAACGGCGTACAGTACCGCGAGCGAGCGTGCCGACAGCGCTCGTCTCGCCGCAACGCGCAGTGCAGTCCAGAACACGATTCACGACACATGA
- a CDS encoding class I fructose-bisphosphate aldolase, with product MHDLTDSPLVRNDKTLVLAHDHGLEHGPKQFSGVEERLDPREVFEMATHDAVTALAVGKGLAETYYPSYEDDVNLLAKLNGGSDLWMGDPYSAHNWSVDYAAELGADAIGYTIYPGVNKEPEMFEDFRPVQEAAREHDLPIAMWSYPRGQAIKDHRTRDIIAYAARIGLELGADFTKVKYPRSKEAMAHAVDAAADNRILLSGGSKASDRDFLELVADCMDVGVSGLAVGRNVWQRDDPYDILDKLDEVVFEEAAVDDVL from the coding sequence ATGCACGACCTCACCGATTCACCGCTCGTTCGCAACGACAAGACACTCGTCCTCGCTCACGACCACGGCCTCGAACACGGCCCGAAGCAGTTCAGTGGCGTCGAGGAGCGACTCGACCCGCGCGAAGTGTTCGAGATGGCGACCCACGACGCCGTCACCGCCCTCGCCGTCGGCAAGGGCCTCGCCGAGACGTACTATCCGAGTTACGAGGACGACGTGAACCTGCTGGCGAAACTCAACGGCGGGTCCGACCTCTGGATGGGCGACCCGTACTCGGCGCACAACTGGTCCGTCGACTACGCCGCCGAACTCGGTGCGGACGCCATCGGCTATACGATTTACCCCGGCGTGAACAAAGAGCCAGAGATGTTCGAGGACTTCCGACCGGTCCAGGAGGCCGCCCGCGAACACGACCTGCCCATCGCGATGTGGTCGTACCCGCGCGGACAGGCCATCAAGGACCACCGGACGCGAGACATCATCGCCTACGCCGCCCGCATCGGCCTCGAACTCGGCGCTGACTTCACGAAGGTGAAGTACCCGCGGAGCAAGGAAGCGATGGCCCACGCCGTCGACGCCGCCGCCGACAACCGCATCCTCCTCTCGGGCGGGTCGAAGGCCTCGGACCGGGACTTCCTCGAACTCGTCGCGGACTGCATGGACGTGGGCGTCTCGGGGCTGGCCGTCGGCCGGAACGTCTGGCAGCGCGATGACCCCTACGACATCCTCGACAAACTCGACGAAGTCGTCTTCGAGGAAGCCGCCGTCGACGACGTGCTGTAG
- a CDS encoding 3-keto-5-aminohexanoate cleavage protein has protein sequence MPYSGYADYFEKKLIISVATTGGHHGKDANPNLPEQPVEVAQDLAACEEAGASIVHLHARDEDGKKTKSVARYQELLDAIDEYCDDIIVNFTTGGGGIYSREERIAPVLETEPRPEMATMDLGPMNFGQTRTAENTREQNEEYAERMREAGVKPELEVFNPGHYPEMEHLIDEGLLETPYWCTLILGMQTGTPPHPRNLLNLVDNLPAPAEWQALAVGRHQLPLTTMAITLGGHVRVGMEDNIYYRKGELAESNAQFVERAARIADELNRPIASPDEAREMLGL, from the coding sequence ATGCCATACAGCGGGTACGCCGACTACTTCGAGAAGAAGTTGATAATCAGTGTAGCAACGACCGGCGGGCACCACGGGAAAGACGCGAACCCGAATCTGCCGGAGCAACCGGTCGAAGTCGCACAGGACCTCGCGGCCTGTGAGGAGGCTGGCGCGTCCATCGTTCACCTCCACGCGCGGGACGAGGATGGCAAGAAGACGAAGTCCGTCGCGCGGTATCAGGAACTCCTCGACGCCATCGACGAGTACTGCGACGACATCATCGTCAACTTCACCACAGGCGGCGGCGGTATCTACTCCCGCGAGGAACGTATCGCGCCCGTACTCGAAACGGAACCGCGACCGGAGATGGCGACGATGGACCTCGGGCCGATGAACTTCGGGCAGACCCGTACGGCAGAGAACACGCGGGAACAGAACGAGGAGTACGCCGAGCGGATGCGCGAGGCGGGGGTGAAACCGGAACTGGAAGTGTTCAATCCCGGCCACTACCCCGAAATGGAACACCTCATCGACGAGGGCCTGCTGGAGACACCGTATTGGTGTACGCTCATCCTCGGGATGCAAACGGGGACGCCACCACATCCTCGTAACCTCCTGAATCTGGTCGACAATCTCCCGGCCCCGGCCGAGTGGCAGGCGCTCGCGGTTGGCCGTCATCAACTCCCGCTGACGACGATGGCCATCACGCTGGGTGGGCACGTCCGGGTCGGGATGGAAGACAACATCTACTACCGAAAGGGAGAGCTCGCAGAGAGCAACGCCCAGTTCGTCGAGCGCGCCGCTCGCATCGCCGACGAACTGAACCGACCGATAGCGAGTCCCGACGAAGCGCGTGAGATGCTTGGTCTCTGA
- a CDS encoding PTS sugar transporter subunit IIA, which produces MADAIAHDDVEELIPASHISLTEPPAEKEACIEHLLDLLVESGRVDDRQTALDALLAREEQTTTGVGMGIGIPHAKTDAVSESSLAFTRSTSGVDFGSMDGEPATLVFMILVPEAGGEDHLTILSSLSRALMHDDIRDRLHEADDEAAVQATLREAIA; this is translated from the coding sequence ATGGCAGACGCAATCGCACACGACGACGTCGAGGAACTGATTCCGGCGAGCCACATCTCGCTGACCGAACCGCCCGCGGAGAAGGAGGCGTGCATCGAACACCTGCTCGACCTGCTGGTCGAGTCCGGCCGGGTCGACGACCGGCAGACGGCGCTCGACGCCCTGCTCGCCCGCGAGGAGCAGACGACCACCGGCGTCGGCATGGGCATCGGTATCCCCCACGCGAAGACCGACGCAGTCAGCGAATCCTCGCTCGCGTTCACGCGCTCGACATCCGGGGTCGACTTCGGGTCGATGGACGGCGAACCCGCGACACTCGTCTTCATGATACTCGTCCCGGAGGCGGGCGGCGAGGACCACCTCACCATCCTCAGTTCGCTCTCACGCGCGCTGATGCACGACGACATCCGCGACCGCCTCCACGAGGCCGACGACGAGGCGGCCGTGCAGGCCACGCTCCGGGAGGCAATCGCATGA
- a CDS encoding IclR family transcriptional regulator, with product MGTNTQSRTLQTTKTTLAVVRALEEHGEARVTELADALGMASSTVHSHLATLEAEEFVAKEGDFYRLSFEFLRLGTHVRNLRDEYKTAQSYTEQLAEETDCRAVFVVEEHGRGVYLYTHSGKHAVWSYSTVGKQAPLHVTASGKAILSELPRPRVEEIIERHGLQPETQRSITDRDELLDELDTIRDRGFAFNHEEQLDGVKAVGVPVGGPDGRNIGSFSVASPAKRMDDEWFENELPNKVLGIANEFELEISLPG from the coding sequence ATGGGAACCAACACACAATCACGGACGTTGCAGACGACGAAAACCACGCTCGCCGTCGTTAGAGCACTTGAAGAACACGGTGAAGCGCGAGTGACCGAACTCGCCGACGCGCTCGGAATGGCCTCGAGCACGGTCCACAGCCATCTCGCGACCTTAGAAGCAGAAGAGTTCGTCGCGAAAGAGGGCGACTTCTATCGACTCAGTTTCGAGTTCCTCAGACTCGGAACGCACGTGCGTAACCTCCGCGATGAGTACAAGACGGCGCAGTCCTACACCGAACAACTCGCAGAAGAGACGGATTGCCGGGCGGTGTTCGTCGTCGAGGAACACGGCCGCGGCGTGTACCTGTACACGCATTCAGGAAAGCACGCCGTCTGGAGCTATTCGACCGTCGGAAAGCAGGCACCGCTCCACGTCACCGCGAGTGGAAAGGCGATTCTCTCCGAACTACCGCGGCCGCGAGTCGAGGAGATAATCGAGCGCCACGGGCTGCAACCCGAGACGCAGCGGTCGATAACGGACCGCGACGAACTGCTCGACGAACTCGACACGATTAGGGACAGAGGATTCGCGTTCAACCACGAAGAGCAACTCGACGGCGTCAAGGCGGTCGGCGTCCCGGTCGGTGGACCGGACGGCCGAAACATCGGGTCCTTCAGCGTCGCGAGTCCGGCAAAGCGCATGGACGACGAATGGTTCGAGAACGAACTCCCGAACAAGGTTCTCGGAATCGCTAACGAGTTCGAACTGGAAATATCTCTACCCGGATAG